From a region of the Gordonia sp. PP30 genome:
- a CDS encoding alpha-(1->3)-arabinofuranosyltransferase: protein MADGPPRDRLLTRRDLALAALVALVVSFAQAPGRIAPDTKLDLTADPFGFLSRALHLWSPDAPMGQIQNQAYGYFFPHGLFFALGDLAGLPGWVTQRLWWALLLTVGFAGLVRLAEALRVGSYPSRLLAAAIFATSPRVLTTLGSISSETLPFMLAPWVLVPMVRALDAADTRPLWQNALRSACAVALMGAVNAVATAAAAGVAAAWWLFGLLQRDSDLGRRLRFGAWWGLGLALACLWWLVPLLLMSRLSPPFLDFIESSRVTTEWTSLTEVLRGTSSWTPFVSDERAAGAVLVSQPAAVLATGLLAAAGLAGLAMSRMPFRRRLVAILVAGLVLMCLGYPGALGSPLAAAYRDFLDGAGAPLRNLHKFDPLLRIPLALGIAHLLARVRIPVGAASWRAVNGSAAAQRGLAAALVVVVAAIGTGTLAWTGGIAGAGSYRAIPSYWRETADWLADQSHGDPAPPRALLVPGAPFADQLWGSTHDEPLQPLARTPWAVRDAIPLTPPGAIRALDSVQRSLANGRGSAGLAPTLAEQGVGYLVLRADLDPSSSRSARPLLVAQALAESPGITPVKTFGPPTAPPAADGFVVDNGLRPALPAVTIYRVDGATGTGPRLTPLDDVPRVTGGAEALLAVNDARARRGLPPLGPSLLTADARAAGLGDGPGPIITDTPVLRETDFGRVDDHSSAIRSPGDARLTKNAAADYPVAGQPPVVAQWLLDGQPSRVRVTSSGSAADATQPGQTAPATSTAAAFDADPRTAWVSRGLDSAVGRWLQIDFTEPVSNLAVTVTTARAIGPDVTSLLVTTDAGSAVAQGVKPGEPVRILAPSGPTRHVQIRAIETADGTAGNQFALAGVALSNAYTDAPIAIRQQVLLPETTGNVRGWVLGPELTGRSACVTEFHDGAAGRVRCAAALGLDSETPGLFTRSLWVPRPVAVTPTVVLRPVPGAELGGLLDEPGALRAEGPSSVTDVRGSAAAAVDGDPDTTWIAPEPTDRKSKKPTLTVHLPAPAEVSGLRLRTADGYPARPTEVSVDLGTGPQKAKVDDQGTVRLTPARTDTVAITVVKTADLLDTNDLGFTTPAPAGISEVQVIGAPPARAFDPARPVVIGCDTDPSGPLGLGLTAAGRLIRLQVHTAAGDLAAGRPVVAEPCPGPPIDLGAGRQEIAVNPGRAFSVESVDLAAGTPAAIVPATAPPVGEWRATHRTLTVTPGTAARLLSVPESTNPGWTARLGGQTLTPVVVDGWQQGWVIPAGAAGTVVLTYDADTPYRWSLLVGLILLVVLFVAAFWPRRRISRGSAPTRPRPAPRPAGTRPRRFFDHVSFDRAAPRACAALAGLAAAWLLTGWWGLGIAALGGLATARLGPSTPLRNHRAARVTTVFAAMSVATVALAAGPWNSGTPYTGYDALPQAAALLALTVLVAGTVVPPRE from the coding sequence GTGGCCGACGGACCGCCGCGCGACCGGTTGCTCACCCGCCGCGACCTCGCTCTCGCCGCTCTGGTGGCGCTCGTAGTCTCCTTTGCGCAGGCTCCGGGGCGGATCGCGCCGGACACCAAACTCGATTTGACGGCCGATCCGTTCGGCTTCCTCTCGCGGGCGCTGCACCTGTGGTCGCCGGACGCCCCGATGGGCCAGATCCAGAATCAGGCCTACGGCTATTTCTTCCCGCACGGCCTCTTCTTCGCGCTCGGCGACCTGGCCGGGCTGCCCGGCTGGGTGACCCAGCGGCTGTGGTGGGCGCTGCTACTGACCGTGGGTTTCGCCGGGCTGGTACGACTGGCCGAGGCGTTGCGCGTCGGGTCGTACCCGTCGCGGCTGCTGGCGGCGGCGATCTTCGCGACCTCGCCGCGGGTGCTGACGACGCTGGGCAGCATCTCGTCGGAGACCCTGCCCTTCATGCTGGCGCCCTGGGTGCTGGTGCCGATGGTGCGGGCACTCGACGCCGCCGACACGCGTCCGCTCTGGCAGAACGCGCTGCGTTCGGCGTGCGCGGTGGCACTGATGGGCGCGGTGAACGCGGTGGCGACGGCCGCGGCGGCCGGGGTCGCCGCGGCATGGTGGCTGTTCGGGCTGCTCCAGCGCGACTCCGACCTGGGCCGTCGGCTGCGGTTCGGCGCGTGGTGGGGGCTCGGCCTGGCGCTGGCCTGCCTGTGGTGGCTGGTGCCGCTGCTGCTGATGTCCCGGCTCTCGCCGCCGTTCCTCGACTTCATCGAGTCGTCCCGGGTCACCACCGAGTGGACCTCGCTCACCGAGGTGCTGCGCGGCACCAGTTCGTGGACGCCGTTCGTGTCCGACGAGCGCGCGGCCGGGGCGGTCCTGGTCTCGCAGCCCGCGGCGGTGCTGGCGACCGGGCTGCTGGCGGCGGCCGGGCTGGCCGGGCTCGCCATGTCGCGGATGCCGTTCCGGCGGCGGCTGGTCGCGATCCTGGTGGCCGGGCTGGTCCTGATGTGTCTGGGCTATCCGGGCGCCCTCGGCTCACCGCTCGCGGCGGCGTACCGGGACTTCCTGGACGGCGCGGGCGCACCGCTGCGCAATCTGCACAAGTTCGATCCACTGCTGCGGATCCCCCTGGCCCTCGGTATCGCGCACCTGCTGGCCCGCGTCCGGATTCCGGTCGGCGCCGCCTCGTGGCGCGCCGTGAACGGCTCGGCCGCGGCACAGCGCGGCCTCGCCGCCGCGCTGGTGGTCGTGGTCGCGGCGATCGGCACGGGCACCCTCGCCTGGACCGGCGGCATCGCCGGGGCCGGGAGCTACCGGGCGATCCCGTCGTACTGGCGGGAGACCGCCGACTGGCTCGCCGATCAGTCGCACGGCGACCCGGCGCCGCCGCGTGCGCTGCTGGTGCCCGGTGCGCCGTTCGCCGATCAGCTGTGGGGTTCCACGCACGACGAGCCGCTGCAACCGCTGGCGAGGACCCCGTGGGCGGTGCGCGATGCGATCCCGCTGACCCCGCCCGGGGCCATTCGCGCACTCGATTCGGTGCAGCGCTCGCTGGCGAACGGCCGCGGCTCGGCCGGACTCGCGCCGACCCTGGCCGAGCAGGGGGTCGGGTACCTGGTGCTGCGAGCCGATCTGGACCCGTCGTCGTCGCGGTCGGCCCGCCCGTTGCTGGTGGCGCAGGCGCTCGCGGAGTCGCCGGGCATCACGCCGGTCAAGACCTTCGGGCCGCCCACCGCGCCGCCGGCCGCGGACGGTTTCGTCGTCGACAACGGGCTGCGGCCCGCGCTGCCCGCGGTCACCATCTACCGGGTCGACGGCGCGACCGGCACCGGGCCCCGCCTGACGCCCCTGGACGACGTGCCGCGCGTCACCGGCGGCGCCGAAGCGCTGCTCGCCGTGAACGACGCCCGCGCCCGCCGCGGACTACCGCCCCTCGGGCCGAGCCTGCTGACCGCCGACGCCCGCGCCGCCGGTCTGGGCGACGGCCCCGGTCCGATCATCACCGACACCCCGGTGCTCCGGGAGACCGATTTCGGCCGGGTCGACGACCACTCGTCGGCCATCCGGTCCCCCGGCGACGCACGGCTCACCAAGAACGCCGCCGCCGACTATCCGGTGGCCGGGCAGCCGCCGGTGGTCGCGCAATGGCTGCTCGACGGGCAGCCCAGCCGCGTGCGGGTCACCTCCAGCGGTTCGGCCGCCGACGCCACCCAGCCCGGACAGACGGCCCCGGCCACGTCGACCGCCGCCGCGTTCGACGCCGACCCGCGCACCGCCTGGGTCAGCCGCGGCCTCGACTCCGCCGTCGGACGATGGTTGCAGATCGACTTCACCGAGCCGGTGTCGAACCTGGCGGTGACGGTGACGACGGCCAGGGCGATCGGCCCTGACGTGACCTCCCTCCTGGTCACCACCGATGCCGGTAGCGCCGTGGCACAGGGGGTGAAGCCGGGCGAACCGGTCCGGATCCTCGCGCCGTCCGGGCCGACCCGCCACGTGCAGATCCGGGCGATCGAGACCGCCGACGGCACCGCGGGTAACCAGTTCGCCCTCGCCGGCGTCGCCCTGTCCAACGCGTACACCGACGCGCCGATCGCGATCCGGCAGCAGGTGCTGCTCCCCGAGACGACCGGGAACGTCCGGGGCTGGGTCCTGGGCCCCGAACTCACCGGGCGTTCGGCGTGCGTCACCGAGTTCCACGACGGCGCCGCCGGGCGCGTCCGCTGCGCGGCCGCCCTCGGTCTGGATTCGGAGACCCCCGGCCTGTTCACGCGGTCGCTCTGGGTGCCACGGCCGGTCGCCGTCACCCCGACCGTGGTGTTGCGGCCGGTCCCGGGGGCCGAGCTGGGCGGGCTGCTCGACGAGCCAGGTGCGCTCCGCGCCGAGGGGCCGTCGTCGGTGACCGATGTGCGCGGCAGCGCCGCGGCGGCCGTCGACGGCGATCCGGACACCACCTGGATCGCGCCCGAACCGACCGATCGCAAGAGTAAGAAGCCCACGCTGACCGTGCATCTGCCCGCTCCCGCGGAGGTGTCCGGGCTGCGGCTGCGGACCGCGGACGGCTATCCGGCGCGACCCACCGAGGTGAGCGTCGACCTCGGCACCGGCCCGCAGAAGGCGAAGGTCGACGACCAGGGCACGGTGCGGCTGACGCCCGCCCGGACCGACACGGTGGCGATCACCGTCGTCAAGACCGCGGATCTGCTGGACACCAACGACCTCGGGTTCACCACCCCGGCACCGGCCGGGATCAGTGAGGTCCAGGTGATCGGCGCGCCGCCCGCCCGCGCCTTCGATCCGGCGCGGCCGGTCGTGATCGGCTGCGACACCGACCCGTCCGGGCCGCTCGGGCTCGGACTCACCGCGGCCGGCCGCCTGATCCGGCTGCAGGTCCACACCGCCGCGGGCGATCTGGCCGCCGGCCGGCCGGTCGTCGCCGAGCCGTGCCCCGGCCCGCCGATCGACCTCGGCGCGGGCCGCCAGGAGATCGCCGTCAACCCGGGCCGCGCGTTCTCCGTCGAGTCCGTCGACCTCGCCGCGGGCACCCCCGCCGCGATCGTGCCGGCCACCGCCCCGCCGGTCGGCGAATGGCGCGCCACCCACCGCACCCTCACCGTCACGCCCGGCACCGCCGCGCGCCTGCTGTCGGTGCCGGAGAGCACCAACCCGGGCTGGACCGCGCGGCTCGGCGGCCAGACCCTCACCCCGGTCGTGGTCGACGGCTGGCAGCAGGGCTGGGTGATCCCGGCGGGCGCCGCCGGCACCGTCGTCCTCACCTACGACGCCGACACACCGTATCGGTGGTCGTTGCTGGTCGGGTTGATCTTGCTGGTCGTGCTGTTCGTCGCGGCGTTCTGGCCCCGGCGTCGAATCTCGAGAGGATCGGCCCCGACCCGGCCTCGGCCAGCGCCTCGACCCGCAGGGACGAGACCACGTCGATTCTTCGACCACGTGTCCTTCGACCGCGCAGCACCCAGAGCCTGCGCAGCCCTCGCCGGACTCGCCGCCGCCTGGCTGCTCACCGGCTGGTGGGGGCTCGGGATCGCCGCGCTCGGTGGCCTGGCCACGGCCCGGCTGGGCCCTTCGACTCCGCTCAGGAACCACCGCGCCGCCCGCGTCACGACCGTCTTCGCCGCCATGTCCGTCGCCACCGTCGCTCTGGCGGCGGGCCCCTGGAACTCGGGGACGCCGTACACCGGGTACGACGCCCTCCCGCAGGCGGCCGCACTGCTCGCCCTGACCGTGCTGGTGGCCGGGACCGTCGTGCCGCCGCGTGAGTAG
- a CDS encoding acyltransferase, whose protein sequence is MTTTNTTDPGAPDYRRYFPQLEGMRALAALGVMTTHVAFQTRAIQWPVLGPILGRLDLAVALFFALSGFLLWRRYAAAARHPEIAEPRVAAYLRHRFVRIWPAYAVAVVAVFTLLPQARGASATVWLANLTLTQVFVPLTLAPGLTQMWSLSVEVAFYLLLPVIGYALIAVRGDRARWRIPILAGLGLLSLGWAWVVGALSLPAGVEGKNWVFGHLPWFLAGLILAELTATVELSRPSPLVRRVTTLSANRPLMLVVAVVAYGLACTPLGGPVGLGDLSNRQYVGKIVFGAVAAYAVLAPLVCSAGPFRLLDSGPMTAMGRWSYGIFIWHLAALTCVFGLFGITAFDGHFATVWILTAVLTVGVSAASYAFIEDPCRRWLVNWERRRSPSPPRPVPIPD, encoded by the coding sequence ATGACGACCACGAACACGACCGATCCGGGGGCCCCGGACTACCGGCGCTACTTTCCGCAGCTGGAAGGGATGCGCGCGCTCGCCGCGCTCGGGGTGATGACCACGCACGTGGCGTTCCAGACCCGGGCGATCCAGTGGCCGGTGCTGGGGCCGATCCTGGGCCGGCTCGACCTCGCGGTGGCCCTGTTCTTCGCGCTGTCCGGATTCCTGCTGTGGCGCCGGTACGCCGCGGCCGCACGACATCCGGAGATCGCCGAGCCGCGGGTCGCGGCGTATCTGCGGCATCGCTTCGTGCGGATCTGGCCCGCCTACGCGGTCGCCGTGGTCGCCGTCTTCACGCTGCTCCCGCAGGCGCGGGGCGCGTCGGCGACGGTGTGGCTGGCGAACCTGACGCTCACCCAGGTCTTCGTGCCGCTGACCCTGGCACCCGGACTCACCCAGATGTGGAGCCTGTCCGTCGAAGTGGCCTTCTACCTGCTGCTTCCGGTGATCGGCTATGCGCTGATCGCCGTGCGCGGCGATCGCGCCCGGTGGCGTATCCCGATTCTCGCCGGGCTCGGCCTGCTCAGCCTCGGCTGGGCCTGGGTGGTGGGTGCGCTGTCGCTGCCCGCCGGCGTCGAGGGCAAGAACTGGGTCTTCGGGCACCTGCCCTGGTTCCTGGCCGGCCTGATCCTCGCCGAACTGACGGCCACCGTCGAGCTGTCGCGCCCGTCACCGCTGGTCCGGCGGGTCACGACGCTCTCGGCGAACCGCCCGTTGATGCTGGTCGTGGCGGTGGTGGCGTACGGCCTCGCCTGCACTCCGCTCGGCGGCCCGGTCGGCCTCGGCGACCTCTCGAATCGGCAGTACGTCGGCAAGATCGTCTTCGGCGCGGTGGCCGCCTACGCGGTGCTGGCGCCGCTGGTCTGCTCGGCCGGCCCGTTCCGGCTGCTCGACTCCGGACCGATGACGGCGATGGGCCGCTGGTCGTACGGCATCTTCATCTGGCACCTGGCGGCGCTGACCTGTGTCTTCGGGCTGTTCGGCATCACCGCCTTCGACGGCCACTTCGCCACCGTGTGGATCCTGACCGCGGTGCTGACCGTCGGGGTATCCGCCGCCAGCTACGCCTTCATCGAGGACCCGTGCCGCCGGTGGCTGGTGAACTGGGAGCGCCGCCGCTCGCCGTCGCCGCCCCGCCCGGTCCCGATCCCCGACTGA
- a CDS encoding DUF3068 domain-containing protein, with protein MPDQRPRLSTRDLLGPTAIFFGALLIAVAVAVGPLLGDTLRKVPLDIDQTWVADGSDGTQLLDRCSLDAPRARVVAGAVQQHRRILAVRPANARVVTLQAGTALGVEHYLIDGREVTPKQACAEATINATVDRVTLDRATAAPTGSSEIQYSDQRPAVPVPDRRGYTYVLPFGFRTGGAQYFDPSTRRTLPMRAVGTETVDGRQATHFVIDVPDTDLAVAQQDPPFGSAQEPRAVIRKPAAWFGTFPGVSPTEELVATLHHRATRDLYVDRATGVILSERAQIHETYRFAADVTARSPELAGYGLTNIETTLASDPQTVRDAAREATRRGRPVTVVTRAVPITGGVAGVVLLGTGWWLLRRRSREAGAGGFEPESGPISDPDETERSTDR; from the coding sequence ATGCCCGACCAGCGACCGCGCCTGTCCACGCGCGACCTGCTCGGCCCCACCGCGATCTTCTTCGGCGCGCTGCTGATCGCCGTCGCCGTCGCCGTCGGACCGCTCCTCGGGGACACGCTCCGCAAGGTCCCGCTCGACATCGATCAGACGTGGGTCGCCGACGGCTCCGACGGCACGCAACTGCTGGACCGCTGTTCGCTCGACGCTCCGCGTGCCCGCGTGGTGGCGGGCGCCGTCCAGCAGCACCGCCGGATCCTGGCGGTCCGGCCGGCGAACGCCCGCGTGGTCACCTTGCAGGCCGGGACCGCACTGGGCGTGGAGCACTACCTGATCGACGGTCGCGAGGTGACGCCGAAGCAGGCGTGCGCCGAGGCCACCATCAACGCGACGGTCGACCGGGTGACCCTCGATCGCGCCACCGCCGCCCCGACCGGATCCTCGGAGATCCAGTACTCCGACCAGCGCCCCGCGGTCCCGGTGCCCGACCGCCGCGGCTACACCTACGTGCTGCCCTTCGGCTTCCGCACCGGCGGTGCGCAGTACTTCGATCCGTCCACCCGGCGCACACTCCCGATGCGCGCGGTCGGCACCGAGACCGTCGACGGCCGGCAGGCGACGCATTTCGTGATCGACGTCCCGGACACCGATCTCGCGGTGGCGCAGCAGGATCCACCCTTCGGCTCCGCTCAGGAACCGCGCGCGGTGATCCGGAAGCCGGCGGCCTGGTTCGGCACGTTCCCCGGGGTCTCGCCGACCGAGGAACTGGTCGCGACGCTGCACCACCGGGCCACCCGGGACCTGTACGTCGATCGGGCCACCGGCGTGATCCTGTCCGAACGGGCACAGATCCATGAGACCTACCGCTTCGCCGCCGACGTGACCGCGCGGAGCCCGGAGCTGGCGGGCTACGGGCTGACCAACATCGAGACCACACTGGCCTCCGACCCGCAGACCGTGCGCGACGCCGCCCGGGAGGCCACGCGTCGCGGCCGGCCGGTGACCGTCGTGACGCGCGCGGTGCCGATCACCGGCGGCGTCGCGGGGGTGGTTCTACTCGGGACCGGCTGGTGGCTGCTGCGGCGGCGGTCGCGCGAGGCCGGCGCCGGAGGTTTCGAGCCGGAGTCCGGCCCGATCAGCGATCCGGACGAGACAGAGCGATCCACAGACCGGTGA
- a CDS encoding polysaccharide biosynthesis protein, with product MADVVDRGEPFDEAQEPPFDGAQEPPFDGAQEQRAATVRSLGVVTAGSLLANLLAYLVQLPASRVLGPSAYGEFAVLLSAMLVLSVPALALQSVVAREVVRGRPAAVLWRLIALVTAVVAVASVGGGFAMMGIAHTGAAPAFAAMAGAAPLAVIAGGQGLVQGAGRFGVLGALLATVGVLRSVPVIVAVRAGGGAAVALAAGTAGTVVAAVLVGILAGGPRGARRGAAEGERDTVVSVGRRPTDTTVSRRPGLGGAVLSASGVQFVIIVAVSIDLLLSRSVLSAHEAGLYALGAVATKAAFWLPQAVGVVVYPRLADPVRSAWALRSAARVLAAIGAVLTAGAAVAGPLVPVIVSADYRPVAGLLWLFAYTGAALAVLQLLLLAAIAADRARGGVPASLVIVAEVVVIVTVAHSVFSLALIAAVSATAAVAVTGLWIALSRPDR from the coding sequence ATGGCAGACGTCGTCGATCGGGGGGAACCCTTCGACGAAGCTCAGGAACCGCCCTTCGACGGGGCTCAGGAACCGCCCTTCGACGGGGCTCAGGAACAGCGCGCGGCGACGGTACGGTCGCTGGGGGTCGTGACGGCGGGGTCGCTGCTGGCGAATCTGCTGGCCTATCTGGTGCAGTTGCCGGCGAGCCGGGTCCTCGGGCCGTCGGCCTACGGCGAGTTCGCGGTGCTGCTGTCCGCGATGCTCGTGCTGTCGGTGCCCGCGCTCGCGCTGCAGAGCGTGGTGGCGCGGGAGGTGGTGCGCGGCCGGCCGGCCGCCGTCTTGTGGCGGCTGATCGCCCTGGTGACCGCGGTCGTCGCCGTCGCCTCGGTGGGCGGCGGTTTCGCCATGATGGGGATCGCCCACACCGGTGCCGCCCCGGCTTTCGCGGCGATGGCCGGGGCCGCGCCGCTCGCGGTGATCGCCGGCGGGCAGGGGCTGGTGCAGGGCGCCGGACGATTCGGGGTGCTCGGGGCCCTGCTGGCCACGGTCGGCGTGCTGCGCAGCGTGCCGGTGATCGTCGCGGTCCGCGCGGGTGGGGGAGCGGCCGTCGCACTGGCCGCCGGTACCGCCGGAACGGTGGTCGCGGCGGTCCTGGTGGGGATCCTCGCGGGCGGACCACGGGGGGCCCGGCGCGGCGCCGCCGAAGGTGAGCGTGACACCGTCGTATCCGTTGGTCGGCGACCAACGGATACGACGGTTTCACGGCGGCCCGGACTGGGTGGCGCGGTCCTCTCGGCGTCGGGTGTCCAGTTCGTCATCATCGTCGCGGTCTCGATCGACCTGCTGCTGTCCCGCAGCGTCCTCAGCGCGCACGAGGCCGGCCTCTACGCGCTCGGTGCGGTCGCCACCAAGGCGGCGTTCTGGTTGCCGCAGGCGGTGGGGGTCGTGGTCTATCCGCGCCTGGCCGATCCGGTCCGGTCCGCGTGGGCGCTGCGATCGGCGGCCCGGGTTCTCGCCGCGATCGGGGCGGTCCTCACCGCCGGTGCGGCGGTCGCCGGACCGCTGGTGCCGGTGATCGTGTCCGCCGACTATCGGCCGGTGGCCGGACTGCTCTGGCTGTTCGCCTACACCGGGGCCGCACTCGCCGTGCTGCAATTGCTGCTGCTGGCCGCCATCGCCGCCGACCGGGCTCGCGGCGGGGTCCCCGCGTCGCTGGTGATCGTCGCCGAGGTCGTGGTGATCGTGACCGTGGCGCACTCGGTGTTCTCGCTGGCGCTGATCGCCGCGGTGAGCGCCACCGCGGCCGTCGCGGTCACCGGTCTGTGGATCGCTCTGTCTCGTCCGGATCGCTGA
- a CDS encoding CoA ester lyase, with the protein MYDTEPFTETDHADVVGSRIDPVLARSWLLVNGAQAERFEAAARSRADIVVFDIEDAVAPKDKDSARANVVRWMNDGHSDWVRINGFGTPWWAADLEALAKTSIGGVMLAMVESVDHVTETARRLPNVPIVALVETARGLERITEIAAAKGTFRLAFGIGDFRRDTGFGEHPMTLAYARSRFTIAAKAANLPSAIDGPTVGSTGLKLSEATAVSAEFGMTGKICLTPDQCAAVNEGLSPSQEEISWAREFFAEFEAAGGEIRNGSDLPRIARATKILDLARAYEIVPSDFDEPDHRPPPSDTFHY; encoded by the coding sequence ATGTACGACACCGAACCCTTCACCGAGACCGACCACGCCGACGTCGTCGGATCGCGCATCGATCCGGTGCTGGCGCGCAGTTGGCTCCTGGTGAACGGGGCGCAGGCCGAGCGCTTCGAGGCGGCGGCCCGCTCGCGGGCGGACATCGTGGTCTTCGACATCGAGGACGCCGTCGCGCCGAAGGACAAGGACTCCGCCCGGGCCAACGTGGTCCGCTGGATGAACGACGGCCACTCGGATTGGGTGCGGATCAACGGTTTCGGCACCCCCTGGTGGGCGGCGGATCTCGAGGCCCTGGCCAAGACCTCGATCGGCGGCGTGATGCTCGCGATGGTCGAGTCGGTGGATCACGTCACCGAAACGGCACGACGCCTCCCGAACGTGCCGATCGTGGCCCTGGTCGAGACGGCCCGCGGCCTGGAACGCATCACCGAGATCGCCGCGGCCAAGGGCACGTTCCGGCTGGCCTTCGGCATCGGCGACTTCCGGCGCGACACCGGTTTCGGCGAGCACCCGATGACGCTGGCCTACGCGCGGTCGCGCTTCACGATCGCCGCCAAGGCCGCGAATCTGCCGTCGGCGATCGACGGCCCGACGGTCGGGTCCACCGGACTGAAACTGAGCGAGGCCACCGCGGTCAGCGCCGAATTCGGCATGACCGGCAAGATCTGCCTGACCCCCGACCAGTGCGCCGCGGTCAACGAGGGCCTCTCCCCGTCGCAGGAGGAGATCAGCTGGGCGCGTGAGTTCTTCGCCGAGTTCGAGGCCGCGGGCGGCGAGATCCGCAACGGCTCCGACCTGCCGCGTATCGCCCGCGCCACCAAGATCCTGGACCTGGCCCGCGCCTACGAGATCGTGCCGAGCGACTTCGACGAGCCCGATCACCGCCCGCCGCCGAGCGACACCTTCCACTACTGA
- a CDS encoding glycosyltransferase family 4 protein: protein MSVPTVEVLLLCWRDTDHPQGGGSERYLERVGAELARRGLRVTLLTARYPGSARREYRDGVQVIRAGGRLTVYPRTFATLVAARVGRGRLRGRRPDVVVDTQNGVPFFAALTGLAPTVLLVHHCHREQWPVAGPVLARIGWWIESWLSPRVHRNTRYVTVSGPSAAELVTLGVAAENIAVVRNGLDPLPGGVGATSCWSSGVETTRPDEHAFSNPEPRLVVLSRLVPHKQVEHALAAVAGLRDRGIVVHLDVVGGGWWAQALTEEAARLGIDGQVTFHGHVDERRKHQLLAAADLHLMPSRKEGWGLAVIEAAQHGVPTIGYRASSGLTDSIVDGSTGLLVDDAVGLTEAAAALLADRDRLTALGEAARERSRRYSWELTADGFAAVFAELLALGRDVPSPPPHARHDTDDEAAEPDGVRGQ, encoded by the coding sequence GTGAGCGTTCCGACCGTCGAGGTGCTGCTGCTGTGCTGGCGCGACACCGACCACCCGCAGGGCGGCGGCAGTGAACGCTACCTGGAACGCGTCGGTGCCGAACTGGCCCGGCGCGGCCTGCGGGTGACCCTGCTGACCGCGCGCTACCCGGGTTCGGCCCGCCGCGAATACCGGGACGGTGTGCAGGTGATCCGGGCGGGCGGCCGCCTCACGGTGTACCCGCGGACCTTCGCGACGCTGGTGGCGGCGCGCGTCGGCCGTGGCCGGCTGCGCGGACGGCGCCCCGACGTGGTGGTCGACACGCAGAACGGGGTGCCCTTCTTCGCCGCTCTCACCGGCCTCGCGCCGACCGTGCTGCTGGTGCATCACTGCCATCGGGAGCAATGGCCGGTCGCCGGGCCGGTGCTGGCGCGGATCGGCTGGTGGATCGAGTCGTGGCTGTCGCCGCGGGTGCACCGGAACACCCGCTATGTGACGGTCTCCGGACCGTCGGCCGCCGAGCTGGTGACGCTCGGGGTCGCCGCGGAGAACATCGCGGTCGTCCGCAACGGCCTCGACCCCCTGCCCGGCGGAGTCGGCGCGACCTCATGCTGGTCGAGCGGAGTCGAGACCACCCGACCGGACGAGCACGCCTTCTCGAATCCGGAGCCGCGCCTCGTCGTCCTGTCCCGGCTCGTCCCGCACAAGCAGGTGGAGCACGCCCTCGCCGCGGTCGCCGGTCTGCGGGACCGGGGGATCGTCGTGCACCTCGACGTCGTCGGCGGCGGATGGTGGGCACAGGCGCTGACCGAGGAGGCCGCACGCCTGGGCATCGACGGACAGGTCACCTTCCACGGCCACGTCGACGAACGCCGCAAGCACCAGCTGCTCGCCGCCGCCGACCTGCACCTGATGCCCTCGCGCAAGGAGGGCTGGGGCCTGGCGGTGATCGAGGCGGCGCAGCACGGGGTGCCGACCATCGGCTACCGGGCGTCGTCCGGGCTGACCGATTCGATCGTCGACGGGAGCACCGGCCTGCTGGTCGACGACGCCGTCGGGCTCACCGAGGCCGCCGCCGCGCTGCTGGCCGACCGGGACCGGCTCACCGCGCTGGGTGAGGCCGCCCGCGAGCGATCCCGCCGGTACTCGTGGGAACTGACCGCCGACGGTTTCGCCGCGGTGTTCGCCGAGCTACTGGCCTTAGGCCGCGATGTTCCGTCGCCGCCGCCACACGCCCGCCACGACACCGACGACGAGGCAGCCGAGCCAGACGGCGTGCGCGGCCAGTGA
- a CDS encoding class I SAM-dependent methyltransferase: MPADAFARHATWSRARRLLHEFGYEQTAPDRFYSALAEDTADMVAALHPVPLARQSVLDVGGGPGFFADAFTRRGADYLSVEPDAGEMHAAGIDHRTCVRAQGEHLPLRTASVDVAYSSNVAEHTPTPWAMADELVRVTRPGGTVVLSYTLWWGPFGGHEMGLTHYLGGQRAARMYARRHRRIPKNLYGVSLFPITARAGLTWARTVHDARLEAAFPRYLPHWAWPVAKVPVLREVAATNLVLVLRKR; the protein is encoded by the coding sequence GTGCCCGCCGACGCCTTCGCCCGCCACGCCACGTGGTCGCGTGCCCGACGCCTGCTGCACGAGTTCGGCTACGAGCAGACCGCGCCGGACCGCTTCTACTCGGCGCTCGCCGAGGACACCGCCGACATGGTGGCCGCCCTGCATCCGGTGCCGCTGGCGCGGCAGTCGGTGCTCGACGTCGGCGGCGGGCCCGGCTTCTTCGCCGACGCCTTCACCCGGCGCGGCGCCGACTATCTCTCCGTGGAGCCGGACGCGGGCGAGATGCATGCCGCCGGGATCGACCATCGCACCTGCGTGCGCGCACAGGGCGAGCACCTGCCGCTGCGCACCGCTTCGGTGGACGTCGCCTATTCGTCGAACGTCGCCGAGCACACCCCGACCCCGTGGGCGATGGCCGACGAACTGGTCCGCGTCACCCGCCCCGGCGGCACCGTCGTCCTCAGCTACACGCTGTGGTGGGGTCCCTTCGGCGGCCACGAGATGGGCCTGACGCACTACCTCGGCGGCCAGCGGGCGGCCCGCATGTACGCCCGCCGCCACCGCCGGATCCCGAAGAACCTCTACGGCGTCTCGCTGTTCCCGATCACCGCGCGGGCCGGCCTGACCTGGGCCCGCACCGTGCACGACGCCCGCCTGGAGGCCGCGTTCCCGCGCTATCTGCCGCACTGGGCGTGGCCGGTGGCGAAGGTGCCCGTGCTCCGCGAGGTCGCCGCCACCAACCTGGTCCTGGTGCTGCGCAAACGCTGA